Proteins from a single region of Carassius gibelio isolate Cgi1373 ecotype wild population from Czech Republic chromosome A5, carGib1.2-hapl.c, whole genome shotgun sequence:
- the LOC127995940 gene encoding protein FAM98B, with the protein MARDTATITLIKALGYKSRDCLKECKCDELPCPLLTWLISELRANCPDIPARRVGGAVLVGEMREVLKEMSCPQNALTTEHLSPLLLFRVTEYLVSELAATRVLMYRESHPEDTEQSCESKGKEQRKGESLNVGNKDEQQEISPAQDDKTNLKEVNKDLAELFQTLGLETSSQISDACAEVESRLTSLPEGKMPEALLKSSLNSEQWEKINDINRALCKDSECRRQMMIKRFHVTLQSFTWGERGNERSALLSSMSPYTPSLESSISIAKLLAAREDESRIRPVKAGPSTAVHKVLMGSVPDRGGRPGEIEPPMPIFTKRSKGGGSHEGKRREYSGKKNKNKQN; encoded by the exons ATGGCGAGAGATACTGCTACAATCACTTTAATTAAAGCTCTTGG GTATAAAAGCAGAGATTGCTTGAAGGAATGTAAATGTGATGAATTACCTTGCCCTCTGCTCACCTGGTTGATCTCAGAACTAAGAGCAAATTGTCCTGATATTCCAG CACGGCGTGTTGGTGGAGCAGTTCTGGTCGGAGAGATGAGGGAAGTGCTGAAGGAAATGTCCTGTCCTCAGAATGCACTTACAACAGAGCACCTCAGCCCACTTCTGTTGTTCAGAGTCACCG AGTATTTGGTGTCGGAGTTGGCGGCAACACGTGTGCTGATGTACAGAGAGAGTCATCCAGAAGATACAGAACAGAGCTGTGAGTCAAAGGGCAAAGAGCAAAGAAAAGGGGAAAGTCTTAACGTGGGCAATAAAGATGAGCAACAGGAAATCAGTCCAGCACAAGATGATAAAACTAATTTGAAAGAAGTAAATAAAGATCTAGCAGAACTCTTTCAGACTCTTGGCTTAGAAACATCCTCTCAGATAAGTGATGCCTGTGCAGAG GTGGAGTCACGGCTGACATCACTTCCAGAAGGTAAAATGCCAGAAGCATTATTGAAGTCCAGTCTGAACTCTGAGCAATGG GAAAAGATTAATGACATCAACCGAGCTCTCTGTAAGGATTCTGAATGTCGGCGCCAAATGATGATCAAGCGTTTCCATGTCACACTACAATCCTTTACTTGGGGAGAGAGGGGAAAT GAACGCAGTGCTTTGCTTTCTTCCATGTCACCCTATACACCTTCTCTTGAATCCTCCATCTCCATCGCTAAACTGTTGGCGGCCAGAGAGGACGAGTCTCGCATCAGGCCAGTTAAAGCAGGGCCTTCAACAGCAGTTCACAAG GTGCTGATGGGCAGTGTCCCAGACAGAGGGGGGCGTCCAGGAGAGATCGAGCCACCGATGCCCATCTTCACCAAACGCAGCAAGGGAGGAGGGAGTCATGAAGGGAAAAGACGAGAATATTCAGGaaagaagaataaaaacaaacagaattaG
- the LOC127995914 gene encoding heterogeneous nuclear ribonucleoprotein U-like protein 1 isoform X1 — MSGLNVKKLKVNELKEELQRRGLDTRGLKADLADRLQAALEAEAAGSAPSDEQEPDCEAGEEPGQGNDQQEEEEFAAREQDYGEEAKAQSDDGNSTDLCQGGFDDQGTESNEGNEDSTETPIPGFGASDFSSDAMSGQMMEQNSNDQDEYQEPEAKQPFHEEPAKQHYKQDEVKQEYEETPSHADQREQKLDEPASRQIPEGDSSQSSQQEESESSEVKTECKADEDVPQQAEQGSDGDVQAKSEDDRHSSNSRKRSYDDSRGHGYYEHREERRGRSPQPPAEEEEEEIDDKLVVIDTYNCDLHFKVARDRYSGYPLTIEGFAYLWAGARATYGVTKGRVCFEMKINEEISVKHLPASEPDPHVVRIGWSLDSCNTQLGEEPFSFGYGGTGKKSSNCKFEDYGEKFSENDIIGCYIDFESSEGVEMAFSKNGKLLGPCFHVTQEELASRALFPHVLVKNCAVEFNFGQREEAFFPQPEGYTFIQDIHLEDRVRGSLGPATKTDCEILMMVGLPGSGKTTWAIKHAQENPEKKYNILGTNAIMEKMKVMGLRRQRNYAGRWDILIQQATQCLNRLIQIAARKKRNYILDQTNVYGSAQRRKMRPFEGFQRKAIVICPTDEDLKERTLKRTDEEGKDVPDHAVLEMKANFVLPEVGEFLDEVTFVELQREEAGVLIKQYNEEGRKAGPPPEKRFDSRQGGFRGRSNFQRYDNRSGPQGGRGGYQNRGGSGGGGYRGVDGNHSANSLGYNRGGYNQNRWGNGYRDGGSGSRGGYNRSQPSGGSYNHNRQGSYNKSGSGSTASYSQSQPQSYNQGYNQGYNQSNYNQGYNYGNYSQYPGYNQSYSQTPAPAVQTYSQPQQPQPQQQQQPQQSYNQQYQQYAQQWQQYYQNQSQWNQYYNQYGNYGNYTQQGTQGSQGAQGTQ; from the exons ATGAGCGGGCTTAATGTCAAAAAGCTCAAAGTGAATGAGCTGAAAGAAGAGCTCCAGCGGCGTGGCCTGGACACCCGCGGACTGAAGGCGGATCTGGCGGACAGACTGCAGGCGGCgctggaggccgaggcggcggGATCTGCGCCATCGGACGAGCAGGAACCGGACTGTGAGGCTGGCGAGGAGCCGGGACAGGGCAATGATCAACAGGAGGAGGAAG AATTTGCAGCCAGGGAGCAAGATTATGGAGAAGAGGCCAAGGCACAGTCTGACGATGGAAACAGCACAGACCTCTGCCAGGGTGGATTTGATGATCAGGGAACCGAGAGTAACGAAGGCAATGAGGACAGCACAGAGACCCCCATACCTGGTTTTGGAGCAAGTGATTTTTCATCAGACGCAATGTCAGGACAGATGATGGAGCAGAACTCCAATGACCAGGATGAATACCAGGAGCCTGAGGCCAAGCAGCCGTTCCATGAGGAACCAGCCAAGCAGCACTATAAGCAGGATGAGGTGAAGCAGGAGTATGAGGAGACTCCTTCACATGCAGACCAGCGGGAGCAGAAGCTTGACGAGCCAGCGTCACGGCAGATCCCAGAGGGAGACTCAAGTCAAAGCAGCCAGCAGGAAGAATCTG AGAGTAGTGAGGTGAAGACTGAGTGTAAGGCCGACGAGGATGTTCCACAGCAGGCCGAGCAGGGCAGTGACGGGGACGTTCAGGCCAAATCAGAGGATGATAGACACTCATCAAACAGTCGCAAGAGGTCTTATGATGATAGTCGAGGACATGGTTACTATGAACATCGTGAGGAAAGGAG GGGAAGGTCACCACAGCCCCCagctgaagaagaagaggaagagattGATGATAAACTTGTGGTCATTGACACCT ATAACTGTGACCTGCACTTCAAAGTGGCCCGTGACCGATACAGCGGTTACCCTTTGACCATTGAGGGTTTTGCCTACCTGTGGGCAGGGGCTCGAGCCACTTACGGTGTTACCAAAGGACGTGTGTGCTTTGAAATGAAG ATAAATGAGGAAATTTCAGTAAAGCACCTTCCTGCCTCTGAGCCTGACCCTCATGTGGTGAGAATCGGATGGTCCCTGGATTCTTGCAACACTCAACTTG GTGAAGAACCCTTCTCTTTTGGCTATGGAGGAACTGGCAAGAAATCTTCCAACTGTAAATTTGAGGACTATGGGGAAAAGTTCAGTGAAAATGATATCATTGGCTGCTATATT GACTTTGAAAGCAGTGAGGGAGTAGAAATGGCGTTCTCCAAGAATGGCAAGTTGCTTGGCCCGTGTTTCCATGTCACTCAAGAAGAACTGGCCAGCCGTGCTCTGTTCCCACACGTGTTGGTGAAGAACTGCGCTGTGGAATTCAACTTTGGACAGAGAGAGGAGGCCTTCTTCCCTCAGCCTGAGGGATACACCTTCATTCAGGATATTCACCTAGAGGACAGAGTCAGAGGGTCACTGGGACCGGCCACCAAAACTGATTGCGAG ATCCTGATGATGGTTGGTTTACCTGGTAGTGGAAAAACCACCTGGGCCATAAAACATGCTCAAGAAAACCCTGAAAAGAAGTACAACATCCTGGGCACAAATGCTATCATGGAAAAAATGAAG GTCATGGGACTTCGTCGTCAGCGCAACTATGCCGGACGCTGGGACATCCTTATTCAGCAGGCCACGCAGTGTCTCAACAGGCTCATCCAGATTGCTGCCCGCAAGAAACGCAACTACATCCTGGATCAG ACAAATGTATATGGATCAGCCCAGAGACGAAAAATGCGTCCTTTTGAAGGTTTTCAACGCAAGGCTATTGTAATTTGTCCCACGGATGAGGATTTAAAAGAGCGAACATTAAAGCGAACTGATGAGGAAGGGAAGGATGTTCCCGATCATGCTGTGTTAGAAATGAAAG CAAACTTTGTGCTGCCCGAAGTCGGCGAGTTCCTGGACGAGGTGACGTTCGTAGAGCTTCAGCGGGAAGAAGCCGGCGTCCTCATCAAGCAATATAACGAAGAAGGCCGTAAAGCTGGCCCTCCCCCGGAGAAGCGCTTTGATAGCCGCCAGGGTGGTTTTCGTGGTCGTAGTAACTTCCAGCGCTATGACAATCGTAGCGGACCTCAGGGTGGTAGAGGTGGATACCAGAACCGGGGCGGCTCTGGAGGTGGAGGCTACCGAGGAG TTGATGGTAATCACTCGGCAAATTCATTAGGATACAACCGTGGAGGCTACAACCAGAATCGCTGGGGAAATGGCTACAGGGATGGAGGCTCAGGCAGCCGCGGTGGATACAACCGCAGCCAGCCGTCTGGAGGCAGCTACAACCACAACCGCCAGGGCTCCTACAACAAGAGTGGCTCTGGATCAACTGCAAGCTACAGCCAGTCACAG cctcAGTCTTACAATCAAGGCTATAATCAAGGCTACAACCAGAGCAACTACAACCAAGGATACAACTATGGCAACTACAGTCAATACCCAGGATACAACCAGAGCTACAGTCAAACTCCAGCGCCGGCGGTACAGACCTACAGCCAGCCACAGCAGCCGCAaccacaacaacagcagcagccgCAGCAGAGCTACAATCAACAGTACCAGCAG TATGCTCAGCAGTGGCAGCAGTACTACCAGAACCAGAGTCAGTGGAACCAGTACTATAACCAATACGGCAATTACGGCAACTACACCCAGCAGGGCACCCAAGGCAGCCAGGGCGCCCAGGGAACACAGTAG
- the LOC127995914 gene encoding heterogeneous nuclear ribonucleoprotein U-like protein 1 isoform X2: protein MSGLNVKKLKVNELKEELQRRGLDTRGLKADLADRLQAALEAEAAGSAPSDEQEPDCEAGEEPGQGNDQQEEEEFAAREQDYGEEAKAQSDDGNSTDLCQGGFDDQGTESNEGNEDSTETPIPGFGASDFSSDAMSGQMMEQNSNDQDEYQEPEAKQPFHEEPAKQHYKQDEVKQEYEETPSHADQREQKLDEPASRQIPEGDSSQSSQQEESESSEVKTECKADEDVPQQAEQGSDGDVQAKSEDDRHSSNSRKRSYDDSRGHGYYEHREERRGRSPQPPAEEEEEEIDDKLVVIDTYNCDLHFKVARDRYSGYPLTIEGFAYLWAGARATYGVTKGRVCFEMKINEEISVKHLPASEPDPHVVRIGWSLDSCNTQLGEEPFSFGYGGTGKKSSNCKFEDYGEKFSENDIIGCYIDFESSEGVEMAFSKNGKLLGPCFHVTQEELASRALFPHVLVKNCAVEFNFGQREEAFFPQPEGYTFIQDIHLEDRVRGSLGPATKTDCEILMMVGLPGSGKTTWAIKHAQENPEKKYNILGTNAIMEKMKVMGLRRQRNYAGRWDILIQQATQCLNRLIQIAARKKRNYILDQTNVYGSAQRRKMRPFEGFQRKAIVICPTDEDLKERTLKRTDEEGKDVPDHAVLEMKANFVLPEVGEFLDEVTFVELQREEAGVLIKQYNEEGRKAGPPPEKRFDSRQGGFRGRSNFQRYDNRSGPQGGRGGYQNRGGSGGGGYRGGYNRGGYNQNRWGNGYRDGGSGSRGGYNRSQPSGGSYNHNRQGSYNKSGSGSTASYSQSQPQSYNQGYNQGYNQSNYNQGYNYGNYSQYPGYNQSYSQTPAPAVQTYSQPQQPQPQQQQQPQQSYNQQYQQYAQQWQQYYQNQSQWNQYYNQYGNYGNYTQQGTQGSQGAQGTQ from the exons ATGAGCGGGCTTAATGTCAAAAAGCTCAAAGTGAATGAGCTGAAAGAAGAGCTCCAGCGGCGTGGCCTGGACACCCGCGGACTGAAGGCGGATCTGGCGGACAGACTGCAGGCGGCgctggaggccgaggcggcggGATCTGCGCCATCGGACGAGCAGGAACCGGACTGTGAGGCTGGCGAGGAGCCGGGACAGGGCAATGATCAACAGGAGGAGGAAG AATTTGCAGCCAGGGAGCAAGATTATGGAGAAGAGGCCAAGGCACAGTCTGACGATGGAAACAGCACAGACCTCTGCCAGGGTGGATTTGATGATCAGGGAACCGAGAGTAACGAAGGCAATGAGGACAGCACAGAGACCCCCATACCTGGTTTTGGAGCAAGTGATTTTTCATCAGACGCAATGTCAGGACAGATGATGGAGCAGAACTCCAATGACCAGGATGAATACCAGGAGCCTGAGGCCAAGCAGCCGTTCCATGAGGAACCAGCCAAGCAGCACTATAAGCAGGATGAGGTGAAGCAGGAGTATGAGGAGACTCCTTCACATGCAGACCAGCGGGAGCAGAAGCTTGACGAGCCAGCGTCACGGCAGATCCCAGAGGGAGACTCAAGTCAAAGCAGCCAGCAGGAAGAATCTG AGAGTAGTGAGGTGAAGACTGAGTGTAAGGCCGACGAGGATGTTCCACAGCAGGCCGAGCAGGGCAGTGACGGGGACGTTCAGGCCAAATCAGAGGATGATAGACACTCATCAAACAGTCGCAAGAGGTCTTATGATGATAGTCGAGGACATGGTTACTATGAACATCGTGAGGAAAGGAG GGGAAGGTCACCACAGCCCCCagctgaagaagaagaggaagagattGATGATAAACTTGTGGTCATTGACACCT ATAACTGTGACCTGCACTTCAAAGTGGCCCGTGACCGATACAGCGGTTACCCTTTGACCATTGAGGGTTTTGCCTACCTGTGGGCAGGGGCTCGAGCCACTTACGGTGTTACCAAAGGACGTGTGTGCTTTGAAATGAAG ATAAATGAGGAAATTTCAGTAAAGCACCTTCCTGCCTCTGAGCCTGACCCTCATGTGGTGAGAATCGGATGGTCCCTGGATTCTTGCAACACTCAACTTG GTGAAGAACCCTTCTCTTTTGGCTATGGAGGAACTGGCAAGAAATCTTCCAACTGTAAATTTGAGGACTATGGGGAAAAGTTCAGTGAAAATGATATCATTGGCTGCTATATT GACTTTGAAAGCAGTGAGGGAGTAGAAATGGCGTTCTCCAAGAATGGCAAGTTGCTTGGCCCGTGTTTCCATGTCACTCAAGAAGAACTGGCCAGCCGTGCTCTGTTCCCACACGTGTTGGTGAAGAACTGCGCTGTGGAATTCAACTTTGGACAGAGAGAGGAGGCCTTCTTCCCTCAGCCTGAGGGATACACCTTCATTCAGGATATTCACCTAGAGGACAGAGTCAGAGGGTCACTGGGACCGGCCACCAAAACTGATTGCGAG ATCCTGATGATGGTTGGTTTACCTGGTAGTGGAAAAACCACCTGGGCCATAAAACATGCTCAAGAAAACCCTGAAAAGAAGTACAACATCCTGGGCACAAATGCTATCATGGAAAAAATGAAG GTCATGGGACTTCGTCGTCAGCGCAACTATGCCGGACGCTGGGACATCCTTATTCAGCAGGCCACGCAGTGTCTCAACAGGCTCATCCAGATTGCTGCCCGCAAGAAACGCAACTACATCCTGGATCAG ACAAATGTATATGGATCAGCCCAGAGACGAAAAATGCGTCCTTTTGAAGGTTTTCAACGCAAGGCTATTGTAATTTGTCCCACGGATGAGGATTTAAAAGAGCGAACATTAAAGCGAACTGATGAGGAAGGGAAGGATGTTCCCGATCATGCTGTGTTAGAAATGAAAG CAAACTTTGTGCTGCCCGAAGTCGGCGAGTTCCTGGACGAGGTGACGTTCGTAGAGCTTCAGCGGGAAGAAGCCGGCGTCCTCATCAAGCAATATAACGAAGAAGGCCGTAAAGCTGGCCCTCCCCCGGAGAAGCGCTTTGATAGCCGCCAGGGTGGTTTTCGTGGTCGTAGTAACTTCCAGCGCTATGACAATCGTAGCGGACCTCAGGGTGGTAGAGGTGGATACCAGAACCGGGGCGGCTCTGGAGGTGGAGGCTACCGAGGAG GATACAACCGTGGAGGCTACAACCAGAATCGCTGGGGAAATGGCTACAGGGATGGAGGCTCAGGCAGCCGCGGTGGATACAACCGCAGCCAGCCGTCTGGAGGCAGCTACAACCACAACCGCCAGGGCTCCTACAACAAGAGTGGCTCTGGATCAACTGCAAGCTACAGCCAGTCACAG cctcAGTCTTACAATCAAGGCTATAATCAAGGCTACAACCAGAGCAACTACAACCAAGGATACAACTATGGCAACTACAGTCAATACCCAGGATACAACCAGAGCTACAGTCAAACTCCAGCGCCGGCGGTACAGACCTACAGCCAGCCACAGCAGCCGCAaccacaacaacagcagcagccgCAGCAGAGCTACAATCAACAGTACCAGCAG TATGCTCAGCAGTGGCAGCAGTACTACCAGAACCAGAGTCAGTGGAACCAGTACTATAACCAATACGGCAATTACGGCAACTACACCCAGCAGGGCACCCAAGGCAGCCAGGGCGCCCAGGGAACACAGTAG